One Streptomyces sp. CNQ-509 DNA window includes the following coding sequences:
- a CDS encoding FAD-binding oxidoreductase has translation MTTATHTRSRTGHSLAALAARLDGRLLAPGDAGYDSARTVWNAMVDRRPRMIVQAASAADVQAAVRFAREHDLEIGVRCGGHNVAGFAVPDDGLMIDLTPMGGVRVDPVRRRARVQGGALLGALDRATQPYGLATTAGNVSHTGVGGLTLGGGMGWLARQYGLACDNVESYTVVTADGGIVTASRTAHPELFWGLRGGGGNFGVVTEFEFRLHRTGTRTLVAEFDFPAEDAVPVLEGWRDLNAVAPREASFSASVADGPAGGGPVATVGFVWVGDPERGRRLLPALRALGRPAATRITTPSYLELQSSLDSSGGHAYRRYSAAHYLRDFPAAAIERFLLRGAEDLRGAGSGAGLPGVGLQAHGGAIADVPDADAAFSHRGTMFEFGAGSRWTDEAEDGARMAAARAAGSALAPYANGVYVNSLTADDGHRGIRRAFPAAKLARLTALKGVWDPHNLFHLNQNIPPAAP, from the coding sequence ATGACGACAGCGACACACACCCGTAGCCGTACCGGACACTCCCTCGCCGCCCTCGCCGCCCGCCTCGACGGCAGGCTCCTCGCCCCCGGCGATGCCGGGTACGACTCCGCCCGTACCGTCTGGAACGCCATGGTCGACCGCCGGCCGCGGATGATCGTCCAGGCCGCGAGCGCCGCCGACGTGCAGGCCGCGGTGCGCTTCGCCCGCGAGCACGATCTGGAGATCGGCGTCCGCTGCGGCGGGCACAACGTGGCGGGTTTCGCCGTTCCCGACGACGGCCTGATGATCGACCTGACTCCCATGGGCGGCGTGCGCGTCGACCCGGTGCGGCGGCGGGCCCGCGTCCAGGGCGGCGCGCTGCTCGGCGCGCTGGACCGGGCCACGCAGCCGTACGGCCTCGCCACCACCGCGGGGAACGTCTCGCACACGGGTGTCGGCGGGCTCACCCTCGGCGGCGGCATGGGGTGGCTGGCCAGGCAGTACGGGCTCGCGTGCGACAACGTCGAGTCATACACGGTGGTCACCGCGGACGGCGGGATCGTGACGGCGAGCAGGACCGCGCACCCGGAGCTTTTCTGGGGGCTGCGCGGGGGCGGCGGCAACTTCGGCGTCGTCACCGAGTTCGAGTTCCGGCTGCACCGGACGGGCACGCGGACGCTGGTCGCCGAGTTCGACTTCCCCGCCGAGGACGCCGTGCCGGTGCTGGAGGGCTGGCGCGATCTGAACGCCGTCGCGCCGCGCGAGGCGAGTTTCTCCGCCTCCGTCGCCGACGGCCCGGCGGGCGGCGGCCCGGTGGCCACCGTCGGGTTCGTGTGGGTCGGCGACCCGGAGCGCGGGCGCCGGCTGCTGCCGGCGCTGCGCGCGCTCGGCCGGCCGGCCGCGACGCGGATCACCACGCCGTCGTACCTGGAGCTGCAGTCCAGCCTGGACTCCAGCGGCGGCCACGCCTACCGCCGCTACTCCGCCGCCCACTACCTGCGCGACTTCCCGGCCGCGGCCATCGAGCGGTTCCTGCTGCGCGGGGCGGAGGACCTGCGGGGCGCCGGCTCCGGCGCCGGCCTGCCCGGGGTCGGGCTGCAGGCGCACGGCGGCGCCATCGCCGACGTCCCCGACGCCGACGCGGCGTTCAGCCATCGCGGCACGATGTTCGAGTTCGGCGCCGGATCGCGCTGGACGGACGAGGCCGAGGACGGTGCCCGGATGGCCGCCGCCCGCGCCGCGGGCTCGGCCCTCGCCCCGTACGCGAACGGCGTCTACGTCAACTCCCTCACCGCCGACGACGGGCACCGCGGCATCCGCCGCGCCTTCCCGGCCGCCAAGCTGGCCCGGCTGACGGCGCTCAAGGGCGTCTGGGACCCGCACAACCTCTTCCACCTCAACCAGAACATCCCCCCGGCCGCCCCGTGA
- a CDS encoding PLP-dependent aminotransferase family protein, whose translation MPRIRTNSSTAEDLLIELDRDRTRAEPLHRQVAASIRESVRAGRLRHGASLPPTRTLAAGLGVSRGVVVEAYQQLVAEGYLTSRAGGYTQVALEQGGTADSARAAAPSAPAGTQGAAPAVDFGYGHTDVSTFPRAAWLRSVRTVFAATPNERFAYLDGRGVPELHQALADYLNRVRGTSASPRHTVICSGFGQGVSLLVQVLAARGARRLAVEDPSPDDDARPLAAAAGLDVVGVPVGPDGIRVEELEKADADAVVLTPSHQWPTGGVLSAAARARVIRWAQRRGALVIEDDYDAEYRYDRAPVGAIQGLAPDHVVYCGTASKTLVPGLRLGWMLVPPHLVDDVARAKLLADRGSSVIDQLTFADFLARGEFDRHLRRMRPVYRRRRDALLAALDARLPELVPTGVAAGQHVVAWLPPDLDEAAVVAAAARRGVALRGVARYRLDPAGPGGLIFGYATLSERAIAAGIAGLARAVTDVRGPRGAAT comes from the coding sequence ATGCCCCGCATACGGACCAATTCCAGCACCGCCGAGGATCTGCTCATCGAGCTGGACCGGGACCGCACCCGCGCCGAGCCGCTGCACCGGCAGGTCGCGGCGTCGATCCGGGAGAGCGTACGGGCCGGCCGGCTGCGGCACGGCGCGTCGCTGCCGCCCACCCGCACGCTCGCCGCCGGCCTCGGGGTGTCGCGCGGGGTGGTGGTCGAGGCGTACCAGCAGCTCGTCGCCGAGGGCTACCTGACCAGCCGCGCCGGCGGCTACACCCAGGTCGCGCTGGAGCAGGGCGGGACGGCGGACAGCGCCCGCGCCGCTGCGCCCTCCGCCCCCGCGGGGACGCAGGGCGCGGCGCCTGCCGTCGACTTCGGGTACGGGCACACCGACGTCTCCACGTTCCCCCGCGCCGCGTGGCTGCGCTCGGTGCGTACCGTCTTCGCCGCCACGCCCAACGAGCGGTTCGCCTACCTCGACGGCCGCGGCGTCCCCGAGCTGCACCAGGCCCTGGCCGACTACCTCAACCGCGTCCGCGGCACCTCGGCCAGCCCCCGGCACACCGTGATCTGCAGCGGGTTCGGCCAGGGCGTCTCCCTGCTCGTCCAGGTCCTCGCCGCCCGGGGCGCCCGCCGGCTGGCCGTCGAGGACCCGTCGCCGGACGACGACGCCCGCCCGCTGGCCGCCGCGGCCGGGCTGGACGTCGTGGGCGTCCCGGTCGGTCCCGACGGCATCCGCGTCGAGGAGCTGGAGAAGGCCGACGCCGACGCCGTGGTGCTGACGCCTTCGCACCAGTGGCCGACCGGCGGGGTGCTGTCCGCGGCGGCCCGCGCGCGGGTGATCCGCTGGGCGCAGCGGCGCGGTGCGCTGGTGATCGAGGACGACTACGACGCCGAGTACCGCTACGACCGCGCCCCCGTCGGCGCCATCCAGGGCCTCGCGCCCGACCACGTCGTCTACTGCGGTACGGCCAGCAAGACCCTCGTACCCGGGCTGCGCCTCGGCTGGATGCTGGTGCCGCCGCACCTCGTGGACGACGTGGCCCGGGCCAAGCTGCTCGCCGACCGCGGCTCGTCGGTCATCGACCAGTTGACGTTCGCCGACTTCCTCGCCCGCGGCGAGTTCGACCGCCATCTGCGCCGGATGCGGCCCGTCTACCGCCGCCGCCGCGACGCCCTGCTGGCGGCGCTCGACGCCCGACTGCCGGAGCTGGTCCCGACCGGGGTCGCGGCAGGGCAGCACGTGGTGGCGTGGCTGCCGCCGGACCTCGACGAGGCGGCGGTCGTCGCCGCGGCCGCCCGCCGCGGCGTCGCGCTGCGCGGCGTCGCCCGCTACCGCCTCGACCCGGCCGGGCCCGGCGGCCTGATCTTCGGCTACGCGACGCTCTCCGAGCGCGCCATCGCGGCGGGCATCGCCGGCCTGGCCCGCGCGGTCACGGACGTCCGCGGCCCGCGGGGCGCCGCCACGTAG
- a CDS encoding SpoIIE family protein phosphatase, producing MQAVSSGRPGAHDGSGAGTELPADRRSPARARAFVRAVITERALATSSLGPRAEELADDAALLVGELVTNALIHAGTPMELRCRVETDPEADDALSGARIDVYDRQPTATVPGATDGTGTGRGLGLQIVSTLADAWGITYRHTEKAVWCRLALPAPGGTEVPVGPLSPVLYQQLQATELAHPLARTEYRGQAGGSRGGTLLAEASELLAGQLDENMVAALATQLMVPRLADWCAVWLLGEDGAMRLTSVWHADEQRIAPLRGDLEPEAPPPKLWTTGTPWPWPQSAGTEEGGSALAFSLVSGGTYRGTLLIGQGGPPEITDSVAHIVEDVSRQVAQALATARQYTRQTSISRALQRRQLPSTLGRLPGMESAIVYEPHASGQTVGGDFYDLFPTGDGRWCFLLGDVQGKDVEAMSVTGLTRHLVRLLAREGHGVESVLRWLNAVMAEDAAEAVSARGEAARPRFLSMVYGELTPDPSAGGAQCRLASAGHPLPLRMTAEGEVGSVVRSQLLLGIDEDAEFSADTFRLAPGETLLCVTDGVTERRDGQRLLDDDNGLAAILRDCAGMGAMAVAERVRQATHDFSPEPVEDDLAVVVLHAEAPAR from the coding sequence GTGCAGGCCGTCTCTTCGGGCAGGCCCGGCGCGCACGACGGGTCCGGCGCAGGTACGGAACTCCCGGCCGACCGGCGGTCGCCGGCCCGGGCCCGCGCGTTCGTGCGCGCCGTGATCACCGAGCGGGCGCTGGCGACCTCCTCGCTCGGCCCGCGCGCCGAGGAGCTGGCGGACGACGCCGCGCTGCTCGTCGGCGAGCTGGTCACCAACGCGCTGATCCACGCCGGCACCCCGATGGAACTGCGCTGCCGGGTGGAGACGGACCCGGAGGCGGACGACGCGCTGAGCGGCGCCCGGATCGACGTGTACGACCGGCAGCCGACCGCCACGGTGCCGGGTGCCACCGACGGCACGGGCACCGGCCGCGGCCTGGGACTCCAGATCGTGTCAACCCTCGCCGACGCCTGGGGGATCACCTACCGGCACACCGAGAAGGCGGTGTGGTGCCGGCTCGCCCTCCCCGCCCCGGGCGGGACGGAGGTGCCGGTCGGCCCGCTCAGCCCGGTGCTCTACCAGCAGCTCCAGGCCACGGAGCTGGCCCACCCCCTCGCCCGTACCGAATACCGCGGCCAGGCCGGGGGCAGCCGCGGCGGGACGCTGCTCGCGGAGGCCAGCGAACTGCTGGCCGGTCAGCTCGACGAGAACATGGTCGCTGCCCTGGCCACCCAGCTCATGGTGCCCCGGCTCGCCGACTGGTGCGCCGTCTGGCTGCTCGGGGAGGACGGCGCGATGCGGCTCACCAGCGTCTGGCACGCCGACGAGCAGCGCATCGCCCCGCTCCGCGGCGATCTGGAGCCGGAGGCGCCGCCGCCGAAGCTGTGGACCACGGGCACCCCCTGGCCCTGGCCGCAGAGCGCCGGCACGGAGGAAGGCGGCTCTGCGCTGGCGTTCTCCCTGGTCTCCGGCGGGACGTACCGCGGCACCCTGCTGATCGGGCAGGGGGGACCGCCCGAGATCACCGACTCCGTTGCCCACATCGTGGAGGACGTCTCCCGCCAGGTCGCCCAGGCCCTGGCCACCGCCCGCCAGTACACCCGCCAGACGAGCATCAGCCGTGCCCTTCAGCGCCGCCAGCTCCCGTCCACACTGGGCAGGCTGCCCGGCATGGAATCGGCGATCGTCTACGAGCCCCACGCCAGCGGGCAGACCGTCGGGGGCGACTTCTACGACCTCTTCCCCACGGGCGACGGCCGCTGGTGCTTCCTCCTCGGCGATGTGCAGGGCAAGGACGTCGAGGCGATGTCGGTGACCGGCCTGACGCGCCACCTGGTGAGGCTGCTGGCCCGCGAGGGCCACGGCGTGGAGTCCGTGCTGCGCTGGCTGAACGCGGTGATGGCGGAGGACGCCGCGGAGGCGGTGAGCGCCAGGGGGGAGGCGGCCCGGCCGCGCTTCCTCAGCATGGTCTACGGGGAGCTGACCCCCGACCCGAGCGCGGGCGGCGCCCAGTGCCGCCTCGCCAGTGCCGGCCATCCGCTGCCGCTGCGGATGACCGCCGAGGGGGAAGTGGGCTCCGTGGTCCGCTCCCAACTGCTGCTCGGCATCGACGAGGACGCCGAGTTCAGCGCCGACACCTTCCGGCTCGCCCCCGGCGAGACCCTGCTGTGCGTCACCGACGGGGTCACCGAGCGGCGCGACGGCCAGCGCCTCCTCGACGACGACAACGGCCTCGCCGCGATCCTGCGGGACTGCGCGGGCATGGGCGCGATGGCGGTGGCCGAACGGGTCCGCCAGGCCACCCACGACTTCAGCCCCGAGCCGGTGGAGGACGACCTCGCCGTGGTGGTGCTGCACGCGGAGGCCCCGGCGCGGTGA
- a CDS encoding MFS transporter — MNLNPGTPREAGAAVAWAAGRGAAYLDGAIMMPPPMAGQPVARPFGGLLFGYYGDRIGRKKALVIRLCLMAVASTLMGVIPGYESIGVAAFALLVFLRILQGFGAGAEYAGGALMAAEHAPPGKRGLYTAVPPTGTAVTRESAAAIVGGTLPFVAAALTAATGGTWALSTLMIFMCVLSPTGVSGLRDGRELSFVEQDPRLDKETAPAT; from the coding sequence GTGAACCTCAACCCGGGCACCCCGCGGGAGGCGGGCGCGGCCGTCGCCTGGGCGGCGGGGCGCGGCGCCGCGTATCTGGACGGCGCGATCATGATGCCGCCACCGATGGCCGGGCAACCGGTCGCCCGGCCGTTCGGCGGCCTCCTCTTCGGATACTACGGGGACCGGATCGGCCGGAAGAAAGCCCTGGTGATCAGGCTCTGCCTGATGGCGGTGGCCTCCACCCTCATGGGCGTGATCCCCGGTTACGAGAGCATCGGCGTCGCCGCCTTCGCGCTGCTGGTGTTCCTCCGCATCCTCCAGGGATTCGGCGCCGGAGCGGAGTACGCCGGCGGGGCGCTGATGGCGGCCGAGCACGCACCGCCCGGCAAGCGCGGCCTGTACACGGCCGTTCCGCCCACGGGCACCGCGGTGACAAGGGAGTCCGCGGCCGCGATCGTGGGAGGCACCCTGCCGTTCGTCGCAGCCGCCCTCACCGCGGCCACCGGCGGCACGTGGGCGCTCTCCACTCTGATGATCTTCATGTGCGTGCTCTCACCCACCGGGGTCTCCGGCCTACGGGACGGCCGGGAGCTCTCCTTCGTCGAGCAAGACCCCCGTCTGGACAAGGAGACCGCCCCCGCGACCTAG